The uncultured Desulfatiglans sp. DNA window TCGTCGACAAGCTGAGACAGGCCGCCGAAGAGATCTCCGCCGACCTCGGCGGCGGCATGAACCCTTAAGAGGCCTGCCACGCAGACGGGAACACCTTTCCTTTTTTCTTGCATTTTTGCATTTAAAATGCAAAAATACTACCAAAAAAGAGGCGTGGCTGTTGAACCGATACATTCAAAGATCCCTGGAAGAGGCGCTTCGAAGAGCCGTCGACCAGTTTCCGGCGGTTGTCTTGACCGGGCCGCGTCAATCCGGCAAGACCACAACACTCAAGCATCTTTTCGGCGCCGAATACGGTTATGTCTCGGTAGAGCCTCCCGATATCAGGGCTTCAGCCGAGGAAGACCCGCGCGGTTTTCTGGAACTCCACCCGCCGCCGGTCATCTTCGACGAGATCCAGTACGCCCCCAGCCTCCTCCCCTACATCAAGGAGCGTATCGACAGCCGGCGTGAAAAACCCGGGCAATATCTCCTGACGGGTTCCCAAAACCTCCTGCTCGTTCAGAACGTAAGCGAGTCGCTCGCGGGCCGGGCCGCCGTGCTCCGCCTTCTGCCCCTGGCGGCTCGAGAAGCCTTCGGCCGGCCGTTCGCGCCTCTTCCCTGGGAAACCGAAGGCGTACAAGCCAACCCGATCAGCCTCTCATACCAGTCATTCTGGGAGGCCGCCCTGCGGGGAGCCTACCCCGAACTCGTCGCAAACCCGGAGAGGGACATCGGATTATGGCATTCGAGCTATGTGCAGACCTACCTGGAGCGGGATGTCCGTTCTCTCCGGCAGGTGGGGGATCTTACGCAGTTCCAATCCTTTCTGCGCGCGCTCGCCGCCAGGAGTGCGCAACTGCTCGGCCTGACCGACCTGGCCCGGGACCTCGGGGTGGCGGTCAATACGGTCAAGGCCTGGCTCTCGGTTCTCGAAGCCACCTACCAGATCATTATCCTGCGTCCTTATTTTGCGAATGTCGGGAAGCGGCTCGTGAAAACCCCCAAGGTCTATTTCACCGACCTGGGTCTGCTTTGCCACCTCACCGGCATCAGCGATGCGCGGCATGCATCCGCCGGACCCATGGCGGGGCCGATCATGGAGACTGCAGTCCTCACGGAAATCTACAAAACCATCACCCACCGGGGGCTCGATCCTCAGATCTATTTCTGGCGGACCTCCAGCGGTTCGGAAGTGGACATCGTTGTCGAGCATGCCGGGAAAATAGTTCCCATCGAAGTAAAGCTGACGGCGACGCCCCGTCCAGCCTCTGCCACCGCCATTCGGACGCTTCAGAACGACCTCGAAGACAAGGCCATGCCGGGCTATGTTATCCACCCAGGGGACGTCACCCTGCCCCTTGCCCCAAACGTCACCGCCATACCCTTTTGCGCGCTGTAAGTTTGGGCAGAGCCCTTCAGTGACTCGTACTCGGTGAGCGAGGAGAGCGCTAACAGACCGAAACCCAAAGGCGGGCCCCTGTGCCCGACCGGAGCCCGCAGCGGTATAGAATGAGTGCCATAAAGAAGACAAGGAGATGCGTGTGAAGCCGATTCGAGCCATGCTCCTGGACATGGAAGGGGTCCTGGTCCACGGCAGCCGCCTGGAGCCCTTTCCCGATGCGGGCGCCTTCATGGCCGCCCTCCGCAGCAAAGGCCTCCCCGTCCGCCTCGTCACCAACCACACGGTCCGCCCCCCTGCCGAGATCGCCCGGCGCCTCAGGGAGGCGGGCATCCCCCTCGCCGAAGACGAGATCCTTTCGCCCCTGTCGACCTGCCCCCAAATCCTCGAGACCAACGGGGCCAAAAGGCTCTTCGTGATGGGAACGGACGGGCTGAAGCGCTTTTTGGCCGCAGCGGGTTTCGAGATATCGGCAGACCCCCGGGTCGACGCCGTCGTCCTCGCGAAGGACCTGTCGATGGGCTTCAACGCCATCAAGACCGCCGCCACCGCCGTGAAGCGGCACGGCGCCCTCCTCTGCGCGCTGAACGACAACCGGTTGATCCTGGACGACGACGGGCTGGTCTTTCCCGGTCCCGGCGCGATGGCCGCCCTGTTCACCCACGCCTGCGGCTACCCAAAACCGGTCCTCCAATGCGGCAAGATGAGCCCCCTTTACAACGACATCCTCTTTCGAGACCTCGGCCTCGCACCCTCCTCGCTCGCCATCGTGAGCGACGACCTCGAGACCGACATCCGCGGCTACGCCGGACTCGGCCTCCAGACCATCCTCACAACCACCGGGAAATGCAGCCGGTCCGACGCCCGGGGCGGCCCGCCCCCCGATCTCGTCGTGGACAGCCTGACGGACCTCATGATTCAGCTGGGCTGGTAGCATTGGCGACCCATTCGTCACTGTCTGTCGCCCAGTCCGGCTGGTTGTGCGGATTTCCCGCCCGACTCGTTCACTGACAAGATAGCGCGCCCCCGGTCCGGGCGACCGGAAGCGCGCCTTCAGGGGGAAGCTCGATGGGTGCGGGTCTCTTAGAATCCCAACTCCGACCAGCGCGATTCGACCTTCTTGACCACGTCGGGGTCGAGCTTGATCGGGATGGGCTTTTCTTTCCAATCATAGGGGATGGTGGCATCCAGCAACAGCCGGCCGGTGATGTCCCGCTGGTCGATCGGCAGCGACGGATCGAGCGGGGTCGAGCGACCGCGCTTGATGACCTGGCAGCGGTTCGGCTGGAAGCGGAAGCTGAGGGCGTACAGGACACGGGGGATGTCCCAAGCGTCGATGTCCTCGTCTACGGCGATCACCGTCTTCAGGCCATAGGCCCCCATCTCGGTCGAGATCGCGGCGGTGAGGACCTGATCGGTGTGGCCGGGATACATCTGCTTGAGCGAGATGATGGCCAGGAACCTTCCTGCCGCCTCGGGCGGGCAGTAAACGGACTGGATGCCGGGAATCCGCATGTCCGAGAGCTGCTGCCACAGGGTCGCCCCGTAGGTCAGAGCCAGGGCCATGTGCGAGTCGGTGACGGCGCGCCCGACGGTGGTCGACATGAAGATGGGATTGGTCCGGTGGGTGACCGCCTTGACCTGAATGAAGTTGCGCGGATCGGTCCCCACACCGGAGTAGTATCCGGTGTACTCGCCGAACGGCCCTTCCGGGTAGAAGGCATCCGCGTCCACCTCCCCTTCCACGACGATCTCGGCCGTAGCCGGCACGAGGAGGTCGTTCGTCTCGCACTTGACGACCTCGATCGACTCGCCCCGGATGGAACCCGCCAGGTCGTACTCCGACTGGAAGGCCGACACCCGGGCCGCGCCCATCAGAAAGAGGAGCGGGTCGCAGCCGACGACCACCGCCACGGGCATGGGTTTTCCCAGGGCCTGGTACTTCTTGAGCATGATGTCGGCGTGCTTGCCCTTGATGAACTGCGTTCCGAGCTTGTCCTTTTCGAGGAGCTGCAGGCGGTAGGTGCCGAGGTTCACCCAGTCCGAATCGGGGTCCTTGGTGACGACAAAGTGGGCCGTGCCGAAGAAGCGCCCCCCGTCCCTCGGGTAGAACTTCGGCACCGGGAACTTGAAGAGGTCCACCTGGTCCCCCTCCATCTTGTTTTCCTTGCAGGGCCCCGTCGCGACGACCTTGGGCGGGATGCCCTTCTTGCCCTTCTCGACCCAGTGCCGCATGAGATCGACCAGGGTCGCGTCCTTGTTCATCCCCATGATCATGGCCAGCCGCTCGGTGGTCGTACAGGTGCTCATGAGGACCGGGGAGCTGTATCCTTTCACGTTCTCGAACAGGAGGGCCGGCCCCTTTTTCTCCTCGTTCAGCTTCGCGATGTGGGACATCTCGAGGTCCCAGTCCACCTCGGCCTCGATGCGCTTGAGAATTCCTTCCTTTTCACATGCCGCGATGAAATCCCTGACGTCCTTCATGTCTGCCTTCACCTCCTGGTTCTGGATAGAGTTCAAAAGGATCCCCTAGGGGATGCCGCCATGAAGAAGGGCGCTTCAGGGCTCGTTTCGACCCCCTGCGGCCCGGTCTTCGAAACGCCATGTGTGCGGGCATGCTCAGCTTAGAAAAAAGTCTTTGACATAGCAAAACAAAAAAAGTTATTTGTAATTAACCTAAAGTTAATAGCGTTTTCGATACCCGGCGTGTATTTGCCTCCTCCGGCGTCTGAGAGGTCGCCGCCGACGCCGGAGGGAGCGGTAGAGCCATGACCAGGGGAAACCACCGATGATTCTGAACATGAACCAGCTGCGGGCCTTCTACACGGCAGCCAAGCTGAACAGCATCACCCGGGCCGCGGAGGCCTTGATGGTCACGCCCCCCGCCATCTCGAAGCAGGTCCGGCAGCTCGAAGAGGCCATCGGGATGAAACTCCTCTACCGCAGCGGCAACACCATCGAGCTGACGGACGTCGGCCGGGACGTTTACCGGGAGAGCGAGGCGGTTTTCGAGAAGATAACGGATATGGAGAACTACCTCGAAGACATCTCGATCGGGAAGCTTGGGGAGCTGCGGATCGGGTGCCCACAGACACCCGCCAAGTACATCATGCCCCGGCTGATCGCGCGGTTCAACGAGACCCACCCGGGCATCCGGATCATCGTGGACCAGGGCACGAACATGGAGATGGTTCGGAATCTCCTGACCAGCCGGAACGAACTCGCGCTCATCCGCAACCGTCCGGACGACCGGCGGCTGAAGATGAAGGTGCTGCGGGACGAAGAGGTCCTGCTCCTCGCCGCTCCGCACAGCCGCCACCTTCCCGGACGCGAGATCTCCGTCACGCTCCTCGACCGGCTCCCCCTCATCCTGCCGAAAGAGGGTTCCGCCGTGAGGGACGTGACCCTCGAATACCTTCAACGCTACAAGATCTCGCCGAACGTCGTCATGGAGTCGGGCAGCATCGGCCTCGTAAAGGAGTTGATCCGCCAGGACACGGGGCTGTGCTTCCTCGAGCGCTATGCGGTCGCCGAAGACCTCGCCTCGGAACGGTTGACCGCCGTCACCGTCCTCGAGGGCTCCCCCAAGATCCAGTTCGGCATCGGGTATTTCCACAAAAAGCACCTGTCCCCTGCCGCATGGGCCTTTTTGCGGCTCCTCGACAAGCTCGACGACATCGTCCCGGCTCTTTCCTCCTGAAAGAGCCGCCTCGTGGGTGATCGAAATCACTCACGGCAGACGCCCCATTCTCCATGCATATCCCGAGGGGCTTCGGGGCTAAAGAATGTGTTCACATCTCTAAAACAAAAAACATCCTCCCAGGTTTATGGTGGAAATTTTACCATCGTATGGTAAAATATCCACCATGTTTACGCGAAACATCACCACAAAAATCCTGGAAGCCCTCTCCGATACGCCTGTCGTTTTCCTGCGCGGAGCGCGTCAAGCTGGAAAGAGCACACTCGTCAAACGCCTTGCCGAAGGCCCCCGCCCTGCGCGCTACGTAACGCTCGACAACGCCGGGGTCTTCTCCGCCGCAAGCAGCGATCCGGTCGGGTTCATCGCCGGTCTGGACAAACCCGTCATCATCGACGAGGCCCAAAGAGTTCCTGATCTCTTTCGGGCCATAAAGGAAGATGTGGACCGCGAACGCGTTCCCGGCCGCTATCTGCTGACCGGTTCCGCTGACGTCTTGACCCTGCCGCAGGCGGCCGACTCACTGGTCGGCAGGATGGAGGTCCTGACCCTTTGGCCGCTGTCCACAGGAGAACTGAAGAATCGTGGTCCATCCAGCAGCGTAACGGCCTTTTTCCAGGGCGACCTTTTTACCTCTCTCATCCCGGATCCCCATTTCGATTTGGCGGCTATTCTGGTTTGCGGCGGTTTCCCCGAGCCCGTGCAGAGGACCGCTCCCCATCGTCGAAGGGCCTGGTTCGAATCCTATATCACCACGATCCTGGATCGAGACATCCGGGATCTGTCCCAGATTCAGGACCTCGCGGTCGTCCCGAAGCTCATCCGGTTCCTTGCCGGACGAACGGCCTCCTTGCACAATCAGTCCGAGGTATCACGAAGCTGCGGAATTCCGAACGCCACTCTATCACGCTACCTGGCTTTGCTCGAGATGACCTTTTTAGTTCACTTCCTCCCTGCGTGGTCCCACAACCTCGGAAAACGTCTCGTCAAGACCCCCAAGATTTTCATGGTGGACAGCGGTCTTTTGTGCCATTTACTCGGTATGGACGAAGACAGGCTCCGGCGGGGAAACGAAGCAGTTGGCAGGATCTTCGAAAACTTTGTTGTCCTGGAACTGCTCAAACAGACATCCTGGGCCGGGGAGGCCCTGCGGCTCTACCATTTCCGCTCCCACGCCGGGCAGGAAGTGGATGTCGTCATCGAAAACGGCAGGGGAGAGGTTGTAGGTGTAGAGATCAAACTTTCTGCAACCCCCTCGCCAAAGGATTTTTCGGGGCTCAAGATGCTGCGCGAACTCCTCGGACCCAAATTTATCCGCGGCCTCCTGATCTACACAGGGAAGGAGATTGTGCCGTTCGGGAAAGACTTGCACGCCATCCCCGTCTCGGTCCTGTGAGGACTGATCGGTCTGGTTTTTCCGTCAGCGTCCTCGAGGGCTCACCCAAAATCCAGTTCGGCATCGGGTGCTCCCTCAAGAAGCACCTGTTCCCTGTCGCATGGGCCTTTTTGCGGCTCCTCGATAAGCTCGCCGACATCGTTCCGGCTGTTTCCTCCTGGAAAATCCACCTCGTGGCTGATCGAGACCACTCACGGCAGACGCCCCATTCTCAAGAGGCATCCCCGGGGCTTTCCGCGCTGCTGATTTCTCCCATGCTCCGTTTCGGGCCGGACACACCTGCGCACAATCGGAGCAAGGCCAACGGGACCGGCTCGGTCGGTACGCCGAGAATATGCCCGAGCTGCCTCGATTGAGTCAATATCCTCGCGTGGCTGTACTTGGTGATCTGTTTGAGGTCCTTGGGACGCACCTGTCCGGTCCACTTCACTTCCACGGGCCAAAAACGATGTTGTGCAATATAGGCCAGATCGACCTCGCCCTCGGCCTTGATGTAAAAGACCGGATAGTACACGCGATAGTGGGTGACCACCGTCGCTTCCACCAGCTTCCCGGCCCACGCCGGATCGGAGAGCAAAGGTCTTACCTGCTCGCCATAAGGGTCGGCAGAAGGGTTCAGCCAGGACCTCACTGCATGGAAAATGAATGGATCGGTAAACATGAGCTTTCGGGCCTTTTTAGGAGCGGCCGTCAGCTTGTCCTCGAGGAGCGCGGGTTGAATGAAAGCCGCGTCCATGGCTGCCAGCAGTTCAACATAATCGCTGACCGTCCCGGGATGGTCGATGGAAAGGTCCTGAGCAAGGGCATTCCAAGTCGTCTGACTGCCATAGCGCTTCACGATGGCGCCCAGGATTTCGCGCAGGTAAAGATCGTTTTTTCCTCTCTTGAGGACATCCCCTCTGATCCAGTCGCTGTAGGTGGAAAAAGTCGCGGGCAGGATGCGGCTGTGCTTAGCGATATCATTTATGGCCGTCAGGAAGCCGCCATGGGCCAGATAATCACCGAATTCCTGGTACAACCCCTCGATGATCGCAGTAGGCGGCACCGCACCGGTGCCGGCACTGACAAGGCTTTCCAGTTCATCGCGGGTGAATCGCCCCTTGAGGCGGACCGTTTCCAGCAGGTTGAGCGGGTAAAGATGGAAATCCACCGTGGCCGACTCCCCCCTTCGGCCCGGGAAACGCATCCGCGCCTCCTTGATGATCGTCAGATCGGAACCGGTCAAAAATAATTCGACCTTCTGGAGCATTCCCGCGTCGGCCAGGTATTTTACGCCCTTGTCCCAATCCCGCACATAGGTGATCTCGTCCAGTATGAGATAGGCCATATCGTCGCCGGGCATGGTCTCGAGAGTATCCCCCACCAGCCGTACAAGGGCATGATGGTCATCGATCAACTCACCGGTGAAGTAAACGATTCTGTTCGGCGCCACGCCACTCTGCATGAGGAGGGCCATCCACTGCTTCATCAGGGTGGTTTTTCCGATTTGACGGCCACCGCCGATGGTGTAGACGCCGGGCGTATTAGACGGCAGTTCCTCGAGGAGATGCGAGCGGTGGACGAACGCCTGCCGGCTTAACTGCCGGAGATGGGGATCCCGGGCCTCGAAGGTTTCAGGGTCCTCGAGGTGCGTGTTGTGAGGTGCAAAGCGGATATCCATACAGGGCTTCCTGAACGATTATTTTTATTCAATGCCCAATGACTAAATTTATTCAATGCATTTTTGCCAGAAGGGTGGAGGGTTGTCAAGCTGAGACGGGATATACGGACCCGCCCTCTGAAGTTCACATGGGTTGTCCTTTTCCAAGGCGGCGGGCGCCTCGGGCCGCCCATTTCGGCCGTTTCTCCACCGGCTATGTTTGTCCATTTTTTGACCAGCGTGAATGAAAAAGACCTTTTCCAGATGGAAACCAAATAATTGATTGACCCTCCGCCCCCGCTGAGATACATTCTAATTTGCCATAAAATGGACTTTGGTTTCACATTGCGAAACATGGCGTCCATAACCGGACGCTCCCCGATCCCACCCAGACATAAGAGGAATCCCCCATGGCATCGCTCGAAAGACTGTTCCGCCCGCGCTCCATCGCCGTTGTCGGGGCGTCGAACGACCCCTACAAGGCCGGCTACCAGATGGTCTACGCCCTCAGGAACTTCCCCGGGGCGCTCTACCCCATCAATCCCAAGCTCGATGAAACCCAGGGGTTTCGCGTCTATCCCGATTTCAAGTCGATCGGGAAACCGGTGGATCTGGTGATCCTGACCATCCCCGCCAAGGGGAGCGCCGCGGCCCTGCGGGAGGCCGGGGAGGCGGGTGCAGGCGCAGCGATGATCATCAGCGGCGGGTTCGCGGAATCGGGCGCACCCGGCAAGGCGGCGCAGGAAGAGCTTCTTTCGGTCTGCCGGACCTACGGCATCCGGCTGCTCGGTCCCAACGTAGCCGGCTTCGCCAACCCGCGCGCCGGCGTCCCGGCCAATTTTACGCCCTGGATCAGCGAGATGCGGCCCGGGGATGTAGGGGTCGTCTCGCAGAGCGGGGCCATGAACCTCATCCTCTGCTCCGTCGTCCACGCCCAGGGGCTCGGCATCAGCGTTGCGACCGGGATCGGCAACGGCCCCGACGTCTCGGCTGCCGACGTGGTCGACTACCTGGCCGACGACCCCGACACCCGCGTCATCGCCATGGCGCTCGAAGGAGTGAGCAACGGCCGGCGGCTCTTCGAGGCCGTCTCCCGCGCCACCGCGAAAAAACCCGTCGTGGCCTTTGCCGTCGGCCGGGCGGACATCGGTGAGTTCGCCGCCTCCCACACCGGCAACCTGATCGGCTCCTACGCCCTCAAGTGCACGGCGCTCCGCCAGGCCGGCGCCGTGGTGGCGGATTCGAGCAACGACCTGATCGACGCCGCCAACCTGCTTTCCAAGGTGCGGCTGGCCCCCAAGGCCGACCCCGGCGTGGGGCTCCTGAGCGGGCAGGCCGGGCCGGCCATGATCATCGCCGACGAACTCCGGAGCCATTCCGTGAACCTCCCCCGGCTAACGCCCGAAACCGTGCAAAAGATCGCGGGCCTGATCCCCCCGATGACCTTCATCCAGAACCCGGTCGACACCGGGCGGCCGAGCCCCACCTTCGAGGGCGTGCTCAAGGCCATGTCGGACGACCCCTCCGTCGACCTCCTCGTCGTTTTCGCGATCCACGAGCCCGCCGTCATCGACCCGGTGGCCCTCTTCAAGGCGACGAAGGACGCCCTCCCCCAGCCGGTGATCTTCGGCACGGCGGGCTTCCCGGAAGACCTGGCCCCGACGCTCCATGACCTGAAGGCCCTCGGCATCCCCGCCTTCGTCTCCCCGGACCGAACCGCGCGGGCCGTCCGGGCGCTCGTCGAGGATGCCAGGCGCGCCCATCGCCGGCGAACCCTCGATGCCCCACCGGACATTCCATCGGCGGCCCCCTTCGGCGACGCCCCGGACGAGGCCGAGATCAAGGCCGCGCTGGACCGGATCGGCATACCGACCCCGCACCGCGCGGTCTGCAAGACCCGGGACGAGGCCCGGACCGCCTTTGCCGGTCTGCAGAAACCCTGCGTCGTCAAGGTCCTCTCCCCATCCATCCTCCACAAGACCGAGGTGGGGGGCGTCCATCTCGACATTCGCACCGACGACCAGCTCTGCGCAGCCCTCGACCGGATCGACCGCATCGAGGCCGCTGGTGAAAAGCGGTACCTGATCGAGGAAATGGCCCCGGCAGGCCCCGAACTCATCATCGGCGGCACCCGCGACGCGAGCTTCGGCCCCACGGTCCTCCTGGGCCTCGGCGGAACGGCGGCGGAGGCCCTGGGCGATGCCGCCATGCGCCTGGCCCCCATACCAGCGGCGGAGGCCCTCGACATGCTCGGCGACCTGAAGGGCCGCGCCCTCCTCGACCGCTGGCGCGGCGGCCCCCGGTACGACCAGCAGGCCGTGGCCGATGCCGCAGCCAAGATCTCGCAGTTCCTCGTTCAGCACCCCGAGATCAAGGAGCTCGACCTCAATCCGGTCCGGGTCATGGAGCACGGGCTGCTGGTCCTGGACGCCGCGTTGGTCATAGAAAGGTGATCCCCAAAACCTTGTCTTTGCCGGCCGGTTCAGCTATCATTTCACAATGCGGACACTGCAAGCCATAGGATTCGACCTGTTCAACACGCTGATCACGGTCGAGGCGAACGCCCTCCAGATCGCCGTCGGGCGTTTGGTCGGGAGCCTGACCGAGAACGGGTTCCCGATAGACGAAACGAGATTCAACAAGGCCCACCGCGAAGCGGCCATCCGCTTCATCGCCGAAACCCGTGTGACCGGGCGCGAAACGCACAACCGCTTCTGGATCAGCGCCGCCCTCCAGGCGGTGGGGTTCGAGGTCGATCCGGACGACCCCCGCATCGCACAGGCGATCAACGCCTATTTCTCGGCCTTTCACGAATCGGCCCGTCTGATCCCCGGCACGGCCGAGATGCTCTCCGAACTCCGCCGCCGATACCGTCTGGGGCTTCTTTCCAACTTCACCCACGGGCCGGCCGCCTGGAAGATCCTCGATTCCCTCGGCCTGACCGAGCACTTCGACACCATCCTCATATCCGGGGAACTGGGCTACCGCAAACCGCATCCGCTCGTCTTCGAACGGCTGATGGAGGAGCTCGGGGTGGAGGCCCAGGACCTGATCTACATCGGCGACGACCCCGAGCCTGATATCGAAGGGCCTTGCCAGGTCGGCATCCAGCCGATCTGGACCACCTACGTCTGGGACCGCAACATCCCCTTCGCCCCGGGGATAGCCACCATCAAAAACTACCAGCCCAAGCGCGAGGTGCCCCGCATCTCCGAGTGGAAAGACCTTCTGAGCCTACTCGAAAGCAACGGCACCCCCGAGTCCTGTCCGCCGCCGGAAAGCGAATAGCCCGCTCGGAGTTGCCATCGCCCCCCGGAAAATCACCCATCGTCCCGGCTTGGAGGGCAAGGATAACCACCTGACACCGCTGCATCAACGCACCCATCGCAAAGGTTCACCTTCCGCTTGGCGGCGGATACGCTGGTGTAAATGGCGACGGATTTATTCTTTATCGTGGATCGTTCTTAAAAAAGTGGCCGGATCCATAATCCGGATCCCTGAGTAGGCTTTAAGATCGGTAAGGTGATGATCCCCGCTGACAATAAAATCCGCGTGACCCTCCACCGCGCATTCCAGATAAATGTTGTCCGAGGGGTCGTCTGTTATGACATCTAGACGCTTGGCAGGCTCAACTATTTGAGAAATCGACGCAATATATTTCAAAAAAGCATCGATAGCCTCTGGTTGTAGCTGGTGGATTTTTTTAATCTTCGGATAGTGCAGCACGGCTTGAATTTCCGAAAGGATGTCAGGAGACAGGACAAGCTCTATCTCCCCTCCCCTAACCATATCAAGCAGCCGACCAGGATTGCTTTTCCCTTTGATAATCGCGCTGATAAAGACGTTGGTATCGAAGACGACTTTATGCATCGGCGCTGGCTTTACGCTTTTTGGCCGTGGCTGCTTTTGCGGCTCTAACCGCATCTGCGATGGCTGCATCAACTTCTTCCGGGTCAGCCCCTTTCATTTTTTCCCGGATTTGCGCCACTCCGTTCATAAACTTTTCCATAGCCTCGTCCTTGTCAAGCACGACCTTTGGTTTGACAAAAAAGCCGAACCCGGAGCGTTCGATTTCCAGCAAATCCCCGTCCTTGATTTTCAAAGAGTTTCGGAACTCTTTAGGGATGGTGATTTGTCCGTTTCGGATGACTTTTACCAGCGGCATGGCTTCCTTCTCCTGGATATTGAGACGATTTTTCATCAGCATATATTTTACATATTGCGTAATTATGTAATAATCTTAGCAGTTGCAAAAGAATTGTCAAGGCCAGCGTCTGGTGCATTGAGCCTTTTCCAGCAAGTCACGGATGCCGATGGGCCGGAGGAAATAGAGGTCCTCATAACGCTGAAAGGTGAGCGGGTTGGCCATCAACCGCCCCTGAATCCCCGAACCTGCTTGCATCATGGCGTTTCGGCAGCCGGCCGGGGCCGAATCACGTCCTCCGTCTTCCGAGGAGGAATCGCACGCCTACGAGCAGCATCAAAGACCCCAAGGTTGCGACTCCTCCCCAGGACAACGCCGGAACCTTCAGGGACTCTTCGAAAGGCGCCGGAACAAGGATCCAGCCGTCCCCTCCTGAATCCCATCCGTCGCCCCAACTTGACGGGTCCGGTGAACCCAGCGCATCGCCCCCGGGAACGTGCTCTCCCATCCCCCAACCCGCACCCGGCTCGCCGTAATCACTCATGAATGGAGGACCCCCACCGCCTTCCGGAAGCCAGAGGATCCAGCCCCCGCGGCTGATCGCCATCCGACCGAGGGCCCCATGGTATTCGAGCCGGATGAGGTATTCGGCGCCAGGCGCCAGCCACGAGTTCCGGTCCGCCGGGTCGTCCGCCTCGAGGAAAAGCGATCCCTTTTCCGGATCGATCCGCCATCCCCAACCGGACAGGGCAGCCGGCAGTTGGACCGAGTAGTGCCGGGGATCGAGATCTCTGAAACCGGTCAATTCGATCTGGGAGCATCCATAGGTGGCGGCCGGGTAGGCTGGATCCAGGGCGATGCAGCGCCCGTTGGGGATGAGGAGATATTCGATGCTGCAACCGTCCGGGAGGAGTCTGCTCGCCATCACGGCGCTGCTCCGGCCGTGCGCGATGACGAAGA harbors:
- a CDS encoding putative ATPase (AAA+ superfamily) (Evidence 3 : Putative function from multiple computational evidences) translates to MVEILPSYGKISTMFTRNITTKILEALSDTPVVFLRGARQAGKSTLVKRLAEGPRPARYVTLDNAGVFSAASSDPVGFIAGLDKPVIIDEAQRVPDLFRAIKEDVDRERVPGRYLLTGSADVLTLPQAADSLVGRMEVLTLWPLSTGELKNRGPSSSVTAFFQGDLFTSLIPDPHFDLAAILVCGGFPEPVQRTAPHRRRAWFESYITTILDRDIRDLSQIQDLAVVPKLIRFLAGRTASLHNQSEVSRSCGIPNATLSRYLALLEMTFLVHFLPAWSHNLGKRLVKTPKIFMVDSGLLCHLLGMDEDRLRRGNEAVGRIFENFVVLELLKQTSWAGEALRLYHFRSHAGQEVDVVIENGRGEVVGVEIKLSATPSPKDFSGLKMLRELLGPKFIRGLLIYTGKEIVPFGKDLHAIPVSVL
- a CDS encoding conserved hypothetical protein (Evidence 4 : Unknown function but conserved in other organisms); its protein translation is MDIRFAPHNTHLEDPETFEARDPHLRQLSRQAFVHRSHLLEELPSNTPGVYTIGGGRQIGKTTLMKQWMALLMQSGVAPNRIVYFTGELIDDHHALVRLVGDTLETMPGDDMAYLILDEITYVRDWDKGVKYLADAGMLQKVELFLTGSDLTIIKEARMRFPGRRGESATVDFHLYPLNLLETVRLKGRFTRDELESLVSAGTGAVPPTAIIEGLYQEFGDYLAHGGFLTAINDIAKHSRILPATFSTYSDWIRGDVLKRGKNDLYLREILGAIVKRYGSQTTWNALAQDLSIDHPGTVSDYVELLAAMDAAFIQPALLEDKLTAAPKKARKLMFTDPFIFHAVRSWLNPSADPYGEQVRPLLSDPAWAGKLVEATVVTHYRVYYPVFYIKAEGEVDLAYIAQHRFWPVEVKWTGQVRPKDLKQITKYSHARILTQSRQLGHILGVPTEPVPLALLRLCAGVSGPKRSMGEISSAESPGDAS
- a CDS encoding conserved hypothetical protein (Evidence 4 : Unknown function but conserved in other organisms); translated protein: MASLERLFRPRSIAVVGASNDPYKAGYQMVYALRNFPGALYPINPKLDETQGFRVYPDFKSIGKPVDLVILTIPAKGSAAALREAGEAGAGAAMIISGGFAESGAPGKAAQEELLSVCRTYGIRLLGPNVAGFANPRAGVPANFTPWISEMRPGDVGVVSQSGAMNLILCSVVHAQGLGISVATGIGNGPDVSAADVVDYLADDPDTRVIAMALEGVSNGRRLFEAVSRATAKKPVVAFAVGRADIGEFAASHTGNLIGSYALKCTALRQAGAVVADSSNDLIDAANLLSKVRLAPKADPGVGLLSGQAGPAMIIADELRSHSVNLPRLTPETVQKIAGLIPPMTFIQNPVDTGRPSPTFEGVLKAMSDDPSVDLLVVFAIHEPAVIDPVALFKATKDALPQPVIFGTAGFPEDLAPTLHDLKALGIPAFVSPDRTARAVRALVEDARRAHRRRTLDAPPDIPSAAPFGDAPDEAEIKAALDRIGIPTPHRAVCKTRDEARTAFAGLQKPCVVKVLSPSILHKTEVGGVHLDIRTDDQLCAALDRIDRIEAAGEKRYLIEEMAPAGPELIIGGTRDASFGPTVLLGLGGTAAEALGDAAMRLAPIPAAEALDMLGDLKGRALLDRWRGGPRYDQQAVADAAAKISQFLVQHPEIKELDLNPVRVMEHGLLVLDAALVIER
- a CDS encoding HAD hydrolase, family IA, variant 1, which codes for MRTLQAIGFDLFNTLITVEANALQIAVGRLVGSLTENGFPIDETRFNKAHREAAIRFIAETRVTGRETHNRFWISAALQAVGFEVDPDDPRIAQAINAYFSAFHESARLIPGTAEMLSELRRRYRLGLLSNFTHGPAAWKILDSLGLTEHFDTILISGELGYRKPHPLVFERLMEELGVEAQDLIYIGDDPEPDIEGPCQVGIQPIWTTYVWDRNIPFAPGIATIKNYQPKREVPRISEWKDLLSLLESNGTPESCPPPESE
- a CDS encoding Nucleotide binding protein, PINc — encoded protein: MHKVVFDTNVFISAIIKGKSNPGRLLDMVRGGEIELVLSPDILSEIQAVLHYPKIKKIHQLQPEAIDAFLKYIASISQIVEPAKRLDVITDDPSDNIYLECAVEGHADFIVSGDHHLTDLKAYSGIRIMDPATFLRTIHDKE
- a CDS encoding Transcriptional regulator, AbrB family, with protein sequence MLMKNRLNIQEKEAMPLVKVIRNGQITIPKEFRNSLKIKDGDLLEIERSGFGFFVKPKVVLDKDEAMEKFMNGVAQIREKMKGADPEEVDAAIADAVRAAKAATAKKRKASADA
- a CDS encoding hypothetical protein (Evidence 5 : Unknown function) is translated as MMQAGSGIQGRLMANPLTFQRYEDLYFLRPIGIRDLLEKAQCTRRWP